From Bos indicus isolate NIAB-ARS_2022 breed Sahiwal x Tharparkar chromosome 4, NIAB-ARS_B.indTharparkar_mat_pri_1.0, whole genome shotgun sequence, the proteins below share one genomic window:
- the LOC139182787 gene encoding prolactin-inducible protein homolog isoform X3: MRTLLFLFKTSPAVLLLVLCLRLGSGAAQDLVQEVISAKLTIDPVENSTNYYDVTVTVKSYVAKCLVVRVTLEAFSNIIFPYENGIIKGKAEVVSEENICPSDVEICSLVYKVCIKREIIIRC, encoded by the exons ATGCGtactcttctgtttctgttcaaGACCAGCCCTGCTGTCCTGCTCCTCGTTCTCTGCCTGAGACTTGGGTCCGGCGCAGCTCAAGACCTAGT ACAGGAGGTGATTTCAGCAAAACTGACAATTGATCCAGTTGAAAACTCAACGAACTATTACGACGTAACAGTCACCGTTAAAAGTTACGTGGCCAAATGCTTAGTG GTTAGAGTCACGCTCGAGGCCTTCAGCAACATCATTTTTCCTTATG AAAATGGGATCATAAAAGGGAAAGCTGAAGTTGTGTCAGAAGAGAATATATGCCCTTCTGATGTGGAAATCTGCTCCCTCGTTTACAAAGTCTGTATCAAGCGTGAAATCATCATAAGATGCTGA
- the LOC139182787 gene encoding prolactin-inducible protein homolog isoform X2, with product MGISAHLRQEVISAKLTIDPVENSTNYYDVTVTVKSYVAKCLVVRVTLEAFSNIIFPYGTFIYTACLCDFSTRNFFWEIQASENGIIKGKAEVVSEENICPSDVEICSLVYKVCIKREIIIRC from the exons ATGGGCATCAGTGCTCACCTCAG ACAGGAGGTGATTTCAGCAAAACTGACAATTGATCCAGTTGAAAACTCAACGAACTATTACGACGTAACAGTCACCGTTAAAAGTTACGTGGCCAAATGCTTAGTG GTTAGAGTCACGCTCGAGGCCTTCAGCAACATCATTTTTCCTTATGGTACTTTTATTTACACAGCCTGTTTGTGTGATTTCAGTACAAGAAACTTCTTTTGGGAAATACAAGCATCAG AAAATGGGATCATAAAAGGGAAAGCTGAAGTTGTGTCAGAAGAGAATATATGCCCTTCTGATGTGGAAATCTGCTCCCTCGTTTACAAAGTCTGTATCAAGCGTGAAATCATCATAAGATGCTGA
- the LOC139182787 gene encoding prolactin-inducible protein homolog isoform X1 — translation MRTLLFLFKTSPAVLLLVLCLRLGSGAAQDLVQEVISAKLTIDPVENSTNYYDVTVTVKSYVAKCLVVRVTLEAFSNIIFPYGTFIYTACLCDFSTRNFFWEIQASENGIIKGKAEVVSEENICPSDVEICSLVYKVCIKREIIIRC, via the exons ATGCGtactcttctgtttctgttcaaGACCAGCCCTGCTGTCCTGCTCCTCGTTCTCTGCCTGAGACTTGGGTCCGGCGCAGCTCAAGACCTAGT ACAGGAGGTGATTTCAGCAAAACTGACAATTGATCCAGTTGAAAACTCAACGAACTATTACGACGTAACAGTCACCGTTAAAAGTTACGTGGCCAAATGCTTAGTG GTTAGAGTCACGCTCGAGGCCTTCAGCAACATCATTTTTCCTTATGGTACTTTTATTTACACAGCCTGTTTGTGTGATTTCAGTACAAGAAACTTCTTTTGGGAAATACAAGCATCAG AAAATGGGATCATAAAAGGGAAAGCTGAAGTTGTGTCAGAAGAGAATATATGCCCTTCTGATGTGGAAATCTGCTCCCTCGTTTACAAAGTCTGTATCAAGCGTGAAATCATCATAAGATGCTGA